In a single window of the Helicobacter felis ATCC 49179 genome:
- a CDS encoding tetratricopeptide repeat protein — MTRLASMLKVILLWMCCLGVMHASDADTYFAYAIRAWEYEDAHTAKIYFSKLAKMGDRRGFSGLGMLDVNWWDYSGFIVPDRREIYRKDRVKYKEALQYFQKAADMGDGLGFFGLGYMYFWGHGVLEDKTKAQQYLQKACQIWEKEGKEGNVQVYVFLGRLYAGQLQYKVPDFYNDPQKSAAYFKKVMEMGDPRGYFELGEFYNQKKEDARESKKFQSAWEYEKKADEYYQKAAELDYAIAYYRLFKSAIDPYEYLQKSADMGYGMACYDLGYYAYYRHRDTQKALKYFNKACTMGFYEACFGVQEITGKNPAIPVEKGFWDWLRDLF, encoded by the coding sequence ATGACTAGACTTGCAAGCATGTTAAAGGTTATATTGCTTTGGATGTGTTGCTTAGGGGTGATGCATGCCAGTGATGCGGATACTTACTTTGCCTATGCCATAAGGGCTTGGGAATATGAGGACGCACACACAGCCAAGATCTATTTTTCTAAACTAGCAAAAATGGGAGATAGACGGGGGTTTAGCGGTTTGGGCATGCTCGATGTCAATTGGTGGGATTATTCAGGCTTTATAGTTCCGGATAGAAGAGAGATATATCGAAAGGATCGTGTCAAATACAAAGAAGCGCTCCAATACTTCCAAAAGGCTGCAGACATGGGCGATGGGTTAGGGTTTTTTGGGCTAGGGTATATGTATTTTTGGGGACATGGGGTCTTAGAAGATAAAACAAAAGCCCAACAATATCTTCAAAAAGCCTGCCAAATCTGGGAAAAGGAAGGCAAAGAGGGGAATGTGCAAGTCTATGTCTTTTTGGGGAGATTGTATGCAGGACAGCTACAATATAAGGTGCCTGACTTTTACAACGATCCTCAAAAATCCGCTGCTTACTTTAAAAAGGTGATGGAGATGGGGGATCCTAGGGGGTATTTTGAGCTAGGCGAGTTTTATAATCAGAAAAAAGAAGATGCGCGCGAAAGCAAAAAGTTTCAAAGCGCATGGGAGTATGAAAAAAAAGCAGATGAATACTACCAAAAGGCGGCAGAACTAGATTATGCGATCGCTTATTATCGTTTGTTTAAGTCTGCAATCGATCCCTATGAATACCTCCAAAAATCCGCGGATATGGGGTATGGGATGGCTTGTTATGATCTAGGCTATTATGCCTACTATCGGCATCGAGACACACAAAAAGCCTTAAAATATTTCAACAAAGCTTGCACGATGGGCTTCTACGAAGCTTGTTTTGGTGTGCAGGAGATCACGGGGAAAAACCCCGCAATACCCGTAGAAAAGGGCTTTTGGGATTGGTTGCGTGATTTGTTTTAG
- a CDS encoding SEL1-like repeat protein encodes MANVIKAVLMSVLVLASMHAQSDRDRDYAIAKDNLYSTTMLKALEYFSKLAKEGDARGYKGLGDVYYFGGTGVESDLKKAFQYYQKAAKMGNVGAYVKLAGFYECGFKSGDFMVAKNLPKALEYYHKAGKMGNSKAYLELGSTYDFGNCAPKDIKKALQYYKQSALMGNVEACIILGGMYRSGRDVSKDAQKAIEYYQKAGESGHKHEIGEIFEARDGYLAIADMYVIGEGVPQDDQKALEYYQKAYHSKADAYEALGNAYRDHGTRMTRNLPASVRNIPKALKYLKKAAELGSMDANTSLGDMYKRGEGVPKDYDKAVDYYWKACDLGDSGSCDEARGRSYKE; translated from the coding sequence ATGGCTAATGTGATTAAAGCGGTGTTAATGAGTGTATTGGTGTTAGCAAGTATGCATGCTCAAAGCGATCGGGATAGAGATTACGCCATCGCAAAGGATAATCTCTATTCTACAACCATGCTAAAGGCTTTGGAGTATTTTAGCAAACTGGCTAAAGAGGGGGATGCTAGAGGGTATAAGGGCTTGGGAGATGTGTATTATTTTGGTGGCACAGGCGTGGAAAGCGATCTTAAAAAAGCTTTCCAGTATTACCAAAAAGCTGCCAAAATGGGGAATGTGGGAGCGTATGTAAAATTGGCAGGTTTTTATGAGTGTGGCTTTAAAAGTGGTGATTTTATGGTCGCTAAGAATCTCCCAAAAGCCCTAGAATACTACCACAAAGCTGGGAAAATGGGCAATTCTAAGGCGTATTTGGAGTTAGGCTCTACGTATGACTTTGGCAACTGTGCGCCAAAGGATATTAAAAAAGCTCTCCAGTATTACAAACAATCTGCACTAATGGGCAATGTTGAGGCGTGTATCATCTTGGGGGGCATGTATAGGTCTGGTAGGGATGTGTCCAAGGATGCACAAAAGGCTATAGAATACTACCAAAAAGCTGGAGAGAGTGGTCATAAACATGAAATTGGGGAGATTTTCGAAGCAAGAGATGGGTATCTTGCCATAGCGGACATGTATGTGATAGGGGAGGGTGTCCCCCAAGATGACCAAAAAGCCCTAGAGTATTACCAAAAAGCTTACCATAGCAAGGCTGATGCTTATGAGGCTTTAGGGAATGCTTACAGAGATCATGGCACTCGAATGACTCGGAATCTGCCTGCTTCTGTAAGAAATATCCCCAAAGCCCTGAAGTATCTTAAAAAGGCAGCAGAATTAGGAAGTATGGACGCTAATACTAGTTTGGGAGATATGTATAAACGGGGCGAGGGTGTCCCAAAAGATTATGACAAGGCCGTGGATTATTACTGGAAGGCTTGTGATTTGGGCGACTCGGGCTCTTGCGATGAAGCGCGGGGAAGAAGCTATAAGGAATAA
- a CDS encoding iron transporter has translation MIKTKEASLSGLVLVLMPFFTLCMCFGVIETLHECGCHAHILGSASVAVLGVLSFLPIREIYKHTGRSFGCVVSGIVNVGIVGFCYMIASHTY, from the coding sequence GTGATAAAAACTAAAGAAGCGTCTCTCTCAGGGCTAGTGTTGGTATTAATGCCCTTTTTCACTTTGTGTATGTGTTTTGGGGTGATAGAAACATTGCATGAGTGTGGTTGCCATGCGCATATTTTGGGGAGTGCGAGCGTGGCAGTGTTAGGCGTGCTGTCTTTTTTACCCATTAGGGAGATTTATAAACACACGGGTCGGTCTTTTGGCTGTGTGGTGAGTGGGATTGTTAATGTTGGGATCGTGGGATTTTGCTATATGATAGCATCCCACACATATTAA